Proteins co-encoded in one Sebastes umbrosus isolate fSebUmb1 chromosome 20, fSebUmb1.pri, whole genome shotgun sequence genomic window:
- the LOC119479818 gene encoding LOW QUALITY PROTEIN: uncharacterized protein LOC119479818 (The sequence of the model RefSeq protein was modified relative to this genomic sequence to represent the inferred CDS: inserted 1 base in 1 codon), protein MAPQTCRFCGAAMDIRDGHRESPSCLGMAHLMDDVDCPCPAAIDLPLEERARRARLEGHSQHTAAAAPSSRERERRTENRSRKRKQGQSQGHGKKRATETNSPPLQSPAPPVDGAGGQEDTQSQILAAIRGLADRVSRMEAQRAAPLTAACSEGISPRDLPAYEEHQADHPDAISLYAQGSPPWRTRVTQRLLKSHIALAYLTQEARLGSAMSSAMMARRQIWLAQTTLPENISKELTNMPVSPGGVSGARAQVHKIRVMLQEDCDCSIKGFSPSLQQEGLLKGDAPPRVQGPRGPLHRSGGAAAKVHSQLRLDSWEKEVSDPWVVATVARGYRIQFRRRPPPFSWVQMTLVKDPVQAKVLSEEIAILLQKKVIVKVRPSKQQAGFYSTYFLVPKKDGGIRPILDLRRLNXFRMLHTRPILESIEQGDWFNTIDLKDAYFHVPICQAHWQFLRFAFQGQAYEFKVLPFGLSLSPRVFTRVVAAALSPLQRAGLKILPYLDDWLVCASSREQVMQHTGRVLAHVQSLGFRVNLKKSNLEPRQETVFLGLCLNSLVMKASLTPQRVARILTVLRIFRLGKRLQLVHFQRLLGLISAAVLVIPLGLLKARPLQRWLNAFNLHRRRDRHVKLRVTQSCQRALSPWRDHKLLTQGVPLGNLPSRRTLVSTDASRTGWGAVWEGRMARGVWKPPWDTEHINVLELRAVHLALRAFLPFIRGRHVLVKSDSSVAVYHVNHQGGTKSLRCLKVAQRLLPWAFPRLASLKAVYVPGVLNRAADLLSRSGPLPGEWRLHPEVVASLWTHFGIAQVDLFASKETAHCQLWFSLRPPGGPLGLDALSHEWPKGLLYAFPPLPLIPHVLDRINRGHYKVLLVAPRWPGRHWFPALLRLVHGRPGPLPLRVDLLSQAGGKIWYTKPAVGLAPSQSVSHDLSDAVRETIDNARAPSTRYNYKQRWKLFSSWCHHKGADPVTCPVALVLDFLQSLLDAGRAASTLRGYTAAISTFHDTMGGLSVGKHPIVSQFLKGANRLRPGRSLRAPSWDLPLVLRSLATAPYEPLEQSDFKFLSHKTAFLLAICSAKRVSELHALSVSSECLRWRAEYAGVSLWPNPFFLPKVVSPQTVNQAIEMETFQPDPSCQEGAALHTLCPVRALKAYVDRTRTLRQAHTQLFICYGGKKFGHPLSKQRLSHWLVETISQAYSNQDFPVPEGLVAHSTRSVATSWAAIKKVVVGDICAAASWSTPCMFARFYRVNVTSTAIGSTVLMSAAEHVGEAVESSEC, encoded by the exons ATGGCTCCCCAGACTTGTCGGTTCTGTGGGGCAGCCATGGACATCCGCGACGGTCACCGTGAGAGTCCGTCTTGTTTGGGCATGGCGCATTTAATGGATGACGTTGATTGCCCATGTCCAGCAGCCATTGATCTGCCTCTGGAGGAAAGGGCCCGAAGGGCTAGGCTTGAGGGGCATTCCCAACACACTGCGGCAGCTGCTCCCTCTAGTAGGGAACGAGAGCGTCGCACAGAAAACCGCTCCCGCAAGCGTAAACAGGGGCAGTCCCAGGGGCATGGAAAAAAACGTGCCACAGAGACTAACTCTCCGCCACTGCAGAGTCCAGCCCCACCTGTAGATGGGGCAGGGGGGCAGGAAGATACTCAGTCTCAAATCCTGGCCGCCATTCGTGGTCTGGCAGACAGGGTGAGTAGAATGGaggctcagagagcagctccactgactgCGGCTTGTTCGGAGGGGATCTCCCCCAGGGACTTGCCGGCATATGAAGAACATCAGGCAGATCACCCTGATGCTATATCACTCTATGCACAGGGTTCTCCACCTTGGAGGACGAGGGTCACCCAGAGATTGCTGAAGAGTCACATTGCCTTAGCCTATCTCACACAG GAGGCTAGGCTCGGTTCCGCTATGTCGTCAGCCATGATGGCCCGCAGACAGATCTGGCTAGCTCAGACAACCCTCCCCGAGAACATCAGTAAGGAGCTTACCAACATGCCGGTG agccctggAGGCGTGTCAGGCGCCAGGGCTCAGGTGCACAAAATTcgggtgatgctgcaggaagactGTGACTGCAGCATCAAGGGTTTCAGCCCCAGCCTACAGCAAGAGGGGCTCCTCAAAGGAGACGCCCCCCCAAGGGTCCAGGGACCCAGGGGGCCTCTGCATAGGAGTGGTGGGGCAGCCGCCAAGGTTCACTCCCAGCTACGCCTGGACAGCTGGGAGAAGGAAGTCTCAGACCCCTGGGTAGTGGCTACTGTTGCAAGGGGTTACAGAATTCAATTTCGGCGGCGGCCCCCACCTTTTTCCTGGGTCCAGATGACGTTGGTCAAGGACCCAGTCCAGGCAAAAGTTCTGTCCGAGGAGATTGCAATCCTCCTGCAGAAGAAAGTAATTGTGAAGGTAAGGCCCAGCAAACAGCAAGctggcttttattcaacatatttccttGTTCCCAAAAAGGATGGTGGGATACGTCCCATCCTGGACCTCCGGCGCCTAA ACTTCAGAATGCTGCACACACGGCCCATTCTAGAGTCGATAGAGCAAGGGGATTGGTTCAACACTATCGATCTAAAAGACGCGTACTTCCACGTCCCCATTTGTCAGGCACATTGGCAGTTTCTACGGTTCGCATTTCAAGGGCAAGCTTATGAGTTCAAGGTCCTTCCGTTTGGTCTCTCCCTTTCTCCGAGAGTTTTCACCCGAGTGGTAGCAGCCGCTTTGTCACCACTCCAGAGGGCAGGCTTAAAGATCCTGCCATACCTGGACGACTGGCTGGTCTGCGCTTCATCTCGCGAACAGGTCATGCAGCATACCGGGAGGGTCTTAGCTCATGTCCAATCCCTTGGTTTCAGGGTgaacttaaagaaaagcaacctcGAACCGAGGCAGGAAACAGTATTCTTGGGGCTTTGCCTGAACTCACTTGTGATGAAGGCGTCCCTTACCCCTCAGAGGGTTGCGAGAATCCTAACGGTCTTGCGTATCTTCCGACTGGGCAAACGCCTACAGTTGGTTCACTTTCAGAGACTGCTGGGGTTGATATCAGCAGCAGTGTTGGTGATTCCGCTGGGCCTGCTCAAGGCTCGGCCCCTGCAGCGGTGGCTGAATGCGTTCAACCTCCATCGACGGAGGGACAGGCATGTGAAGCTCAGAGTGACTCAGTCATGTCAGAGAGCTCTGAGCCCATGGAGGGACCACAAGTTGCTCACACAAGGTGTACCCTTGGGCAATCTGCCTTCAAGGAGGACTTTGGTGTCCACAGATGCCTCCAGGACAGGCTGGGGAGCAGTCTGGGAGGGCAGAATGGCGAGAGGTGTTTGGAAACCTCCATGGGACACCGAACACATCAATGTGCTCGAGCTGAGGGCTGTGCATCTGGCTCTCAGGGCCTTTCTCCCATTCATACGCGGCAGGCATGTCCTGGTGAAGTCGGACAGCTCTGTCGCAGTTTACCATGTCAATCATCAAGGAGGCACGAAGTCTCTGCGTTGCCTCAAGGTTGCACAGAGGCTTCTGCCTTGGGCTTTTCCACGTCTGGCCTCGCTAAAGGCTGTCTATGTACCAGGGGTGCTGAATCGGGCAGCAGACCTCCTCTCCAGATCGGGGCCTCTCCCGGGGGAATGGAGACTACACCCAGAGGTGGTGGCGAGTTTGTGGACTCATTTTGGTATAGCTCAGGTAGATCTGTTCGCATCCAAGGAGACAGCCCATTGCCAGCTGTGGTTTTCCCTGAGGCCTCCAGGCGGTCCTCTGGGCCTGGATGCTCTGTCTCATGAGTGGCCGAAGGGGTTACTGTACGCTTTTCCCCCACTACCATTGATTCCTCATGTGTTGGACAGAATCAACCGGGGGCACTACAAGGTTCTGTTGGTAGCCCCACGGTGGCCGGGGAGACATTGGTTTCCAGCCCTCCTTCGCCTGGTTCACGGCCGACCTGGGCCCTTGCCACTCAGGGTGGACCTTCTGTCCCAGGCGGGAGGAAAAATTTGGTATACCAAGCCAGCTGTGGGCTTGGCCCCTTCTCAGTCCGTCTCTCATGACCTGAGTGACGCTGTTCGGGAGACCATAGATAATGCTAGAGCACCCTCCACACGCTACAATTACAAGCAAAGGTGGAAGTTGTTCTCATCGTGGTGCCACCATAAAGGGGCAGATCCCGTCACCTGCCCGGTGGCTTTGGTACTTGACTTCCTCCAGTCGCTGCTGGATGCAGGTAGGGCAGCTAGCACCCTGAGGGGCTACACTGCGGCTATTTCTACTTTCCATGACACAATGGGGGGTCTTTCGGTAGGGAAGCACCCCATAGTGTCCCAGTTTCTGAAAGGTGCTAACCGTCTGCGCCCAGGCAGGAGTTTACGGGCTCCATCATGGGACCTACCTTTGGTGTTGAGGTCCTTGGCTACAGCCCCATACGAACCACTGGAACAGTCAGATTTTAAGTTTCTGTCACATAAGACTGCATTCCTTTTGGCCATTTGCTCTGCCAAGAGGGTGAGCGAGCTACACGCACTGTCTGTGAGCAGCGAGTGCTTGAGGTGGAGAGCAGAATATGCAGGGGTGTCCCTGTGGCCGAACCCGTTCTTCCTCCCTAAAGTGGTAAGCCCTCAGACAGTGAATCAGGCTATTGAAATGGAAACATTCCAACCTGATCCATCTTGCCAAGAGGGAGCGGCTCTTCATACATTGTGTCCAGTAAGGGCACTGAAGGCCTATGTTGATCGTACTCGGACGCTGAGGCAGGCACACACTCAGCTGTTCATTTGTTATGGGGGCAAGAAGTTTGGTCACCCCCTGTCTAAGCAGCGTCTGTCCCACTGGTTGGTGGAGACAATTTCTCAGGCTTACTCTAACCAAGATTTCCCAGTCCCAGAAGGTCTGGTGGCCCACTCCACACGCAGTGTGGCCACTTCATGGGCAGCTATAAAGAAAGTTGTTGTTGGGGACATTTGTGCAGCAGCATCATGGAGTACTCCATGCATGTTTGCAAGGTTTTATAGAGTCAATGTGACGTCTACGGCAATTGGCTCCACAGTTCTTATGTCGGCTGCCGAGCATGTTGGTGAGGCGGTGGAATCTTCGGAATGTTGA